The following proteins are encoded in a genomic region of Nicotiana sylvestris chromosome 4, ASM39365v2, whole genome shotgun sequence:
- the LOC104216827 gene encoding glycosyltransferase family 92 protein Os08g0121900 — protein sequence MPDWEVYVIVSPDFSPLQTHYNNSSFLCVFDTGEESPVVPAGELPFPVRSIFNCKLPSRARRRLPFTQPILTSSSANVSYRNSPSPELLRWSFLVYDSLTTDDDVVLFVKGLNNHQGINREPTEFTCIFGDGVKTAVTSSVQEVFRCKRPDFAVNMPIKVSIEIVGPTPIVVPTVAYYSPQRKLASPEKANLCFCTMVYNVAKFLREWVLYHSKIGVEKFILYDNGSDDDLAPVVEELVEDGYNVQTYFWLWPKTQEAGFSHSAIFAKDSCSWIMYIDVDEFVYSPSWSNLTQPSQLLLPSILLNSEGLSVIAQVGSRKSTEKNVAQISIPCYEFGPSKQKVHPVKGVVQGYNCRRKMENRHKSIVFLDAVDYSLLNVIHHFKLKPGYNVKKLNVVEMVVNHYKYQAWPEFKAKFRRRVSAYVVDWTKPLNLGSNDRTPGLGYSPVEPKGWQRKFCEVYDNGLKDLTWRWFAVESLAPSEYSLPWQR from the coding sequence ATGCCGGATTGGGAAGTCTACGTCATCGTTTCACCTGATTTTTCCCCTCTACAAACCCATTATAATAATTCTAGTTTTCTCTGTGTTTTTGATACCGGAGAGGAATCTCCGGTTGTTCCCGCCGGTGAGCTTCCATTTCCGGTCCGGTCCATTTTCAACTGCAAACTTCCTAGCCGGGCTCGTCGGAGATTGCCGTTTACGCAACCCATTTTGACGAGCTCTTCTGCTAATGTTTCTTATCGGAATTCACCTTCGCCGGAGCTGTTACGGTGGAGTTTTCTCGTCTACGACTCTCTCACAACCGATGACGATGTCGTTTTATTCGTTAAAGGGTTAAATAATCATCAAGGCATTAACAGAGAACCCACAGAATTCACCTGTATTTTCGGCGACGGCGTTAAAACCGCCGTGACAAGTTCAGTACAAGAAGTTTTCCGTTGTAAACGGCCGGATTTCGCCGTTAATATGCCAATCAAAGTGTCAATTGAAATTGTAGGACCCACTCCTATTGTGGTCCCTACAGTAGCCTATTATTCGCCACAACGGAAACTTGCTAGCCCTGAAAAAGCTAACCTCTGTTTTTGCACTATGGTGTACAACGTGGCTAAATTCTTAAGAGAATGGGTTTTATACCATTCTAAAATTGGAGTTGAGAAATTTATATTATATGATAATGGAAGTGATGATGATTTAGCTCCAGTTGTTGAAGAGCTAGTTGAAGATGGCTATAATGTGCAAACTTATTTTTGGCTATGGCCAAAAACGCAAGAAGCTGGTTTTTCCCATAGTGCCATTTTTGCTAAGGATTCATGCTCATGGATTATGTACATTGATGTAGATGAATTTGTGTACTCTCCATCTTGGTCAAATTTAACTCAACCATCACAATTACTATTACCTTCTATATTACTGAATTCAGAAGGACTCAGTGTAATCGCACAAGTGGGGTCTAGAAAATCGACCGAGAAAAATGTTGCACAAATTAGCATTCCTTGTTATGAATTTGGACCGTCGAAACAGAAGGTACATCCAGTAAAGGGAGTGGTACAAGGGTATAATTGTAGGAGGAAAATGGAGAATAGGCACAAGTCTATAGTATTTTTGGATGCTGTAGATTATTCTTTGCTTAATGTGATACATCATTTTAAGTTGAAGCCAGGGTACAATGTGAAGAAATTGAATGTTGTTGAGATGGTGGTGAATCATTATAAGTATCAAGCTTGGCCTGAATTTAAGGCTAAATTTAGGAGAAGGGTGTCAGCTTATGTTGTGGATTGGACTAAACCATTGAACCTTGGTTCGAATGATCGAACCCCCGGGTTAGGGTATAGTCCAGTTGAGCCAAAAGGATGGCAGAGGAAGTTCTGTGAGGTATATGATAATGGTTTAAAAGATTTGACATGGAGATGGTTTGCAGTTGAATCCCTTGCTCCATCTGAGTACAGTTTGCCTTGGCAAAGATGA